Proteins encoded within one genomic window of Sulfurovum sp. XGS-02:
- a CDS encoding YfhL family 4Fe-4S dicluster ferredoxin yields MALVITDECIACDACREECPNEAIEENDPIYIIDPDRCTECVGHFDEPQCIAVCPVDCIVPDPDNVENVEELKFKYDKLQEEE; encoded by the coding sequence ATGGCATTAGTAATAACTGACGAATGTATCGCATGTGACGCATGTAGAGAAGAATGTCCGAATGAGGCAATCGAAGAAAATGATCCAATTTATATTATTGATCCTGACAGATGTACAGAGTGTGTAGGTCATTTTGACGAACCTCAATGTATCGCAGTATGCCCTGTAGACTGTATTGTCCCGGATCCTGACAATGTGGAAAACGTTGAAGAGTTAAAATTCAAATATGACAAACTGCAAGAAGAAGAGTAG
- a CDS encoding Ppx/GppA phosphatase family protein, translating into MSKRTAIIDIGSNSARLVIFEKTSRYGFHLICEQKSKVRIGEGAYEKEGYLQPIGIKRAYFTLKSFLHTIDKYQAHKTLCVATSALRDAPNGKEFVQWIKKELGLSIKVIDGNKEAKYGGIAAVNLLPISEGISIDIGGGSSDMTLIKHGYIVDTFSLDLGTVRLKELFFDKGVNTSEINEKAKTYIQQALAQLPEHFKHTLAIGIGGTARTLSKGIMKQISYPLDKLHAFSYSVQEHKSYLDAIPLSSVKNLQRFGLKKNRYDTIREGTLIFNEILSHIGTQTVISSAAGVREGVFLEQLLKKDNLKFPSRINPSVTSILDRFQPLVNIQKNQKTKRKLASNLYTLLQQDISDDKQYEKELLWAVKLSSIGQTLTVYRSHQHAFYIAMQELNYGFTHKEILLISFLLRMHEKELLNKPLFKHYKPLLPEKSTLLWLSFIYTLTVLLQEASNSAGITFTYENRTLRIISDKPLYLAKEKVKALEKPIPFAIIIEDESTVPKNKKLGV; encoded by the coding sequence ATGTCAAAACGAACTGCTATCATTGATATCGGTTCAAACTCAGCAAGACTTGTGATCTTTGAAAAAACAAGTCGTTACGGCTTTCATCTTATTTGCGAACAAAAATCCAAAGTTCGCATCGGTGAAGGCGCTTATGAAAAAGAGGGTTATCTCCAACCCATCGGCATCAAAAGAGCCTACTTCACTTTAAAATCCTTCCTTCACACCATCGATAAATATCAAGCACATAAAACACTATGTGTCGCAACTTCTGCACTGAGAGATGCACCAAACGGAAAAGAGTTCGTCCAATGGATAAAAAAAGAACTTGGACTTTCCATCAAAGTGATCGATGGCAACAAAGAGGCAAAATACGGCGGTATTGCTGCAGTGAATCTACTCCCTATCAGCGAGGGGATCAGTATAGACATCGGAGGGGGATCCTCCGATATGACGCTCATAAAACACGGGTATATCGTTGATACCTTCTCCCTTGATCTTGGTACGGTAAGACTCAAAGAACTCTTTTTTGACAAAGGCGTAAACACTTCAGAGATCAATGAAAAAGCAAAAACATACATACAACAGGCCTTGGCTCAACTTCCAGAGCATTTTAAACATACACTGGCCATTGGTATAGGGGGAACTGCAAGAACCCTTTCCAAAGGGATCATGAAACAAATTTCATACCCGTTGGATAAACTCCATGCATTTTCCTATAGTGTGCAAGAACACAAATCCTACCTCGATGCCATTCCTCTCTCCAGTGTCAAAAACCTGCAACGTTTCGGCTTGAAAAAGAACCGATATGATACGATACGCGAGGGAACACTGATCTTCAATGAAATACTTTCTCATATCGGTACCCAGACGGTTATTTCAAGTGCGGCCGGTGTGAGAGAGGGGGTATTTTTGGAACAACTGTTGAAAAAAGACAACCTCAAATTCCCAAGCCGTATTAATCCCAGTGTTACCTCTATCTTGGATAGATTTCAACCTTTGGTCAATATACAAAAGAACCAGAAGACAAAACGCAAACTCGCTTCAAACCTCTATACCCTTTTGCAGCAAGATATCTCTGATGATAAACAGTATGAAAAAGAACTGCTCTGGGCAGTCAAACTCTCCAGCATCGGACAGACACTGACTGTCTACCGATCACACCAACATGCCTTTTATATTGCTATGCAGGAGCTCAACTATGGGTTTACCCATAAAGAGATACTTCTTATATCGTTCCTGTTGCGAATGCATGAAAAGGAACTTTTGAACAAACCGCTCTTTAAACACTATAAACCGCTTCTCCCCGAAAAAAGTACACTGCTTTGGCTAAGCTTTATCTATACTCTGACTGTACTTCTGCAAGAAGCCTCTAACAGTGCCGGCATCACATTTACTTATGAGAACAGAACACTCCGTATCATCTCTGACAAACCCCTATACCTGGCAAAAGAGAAAGTCAAAGCTTTAGAGAAACCCATACCTTTTGCCATCATTATAGAAGATGAAAGTACCGTACCTAAAAATAAGAAGCTGGGAGTTTAA
- the bamA gene encoding outer membrane protein assembly factor BamA, whose translation MIKKTALVQILLSWMLVGSLLSAQKVTQIKFEGLAHLSPTTAKEIAGIRVGEEINAGKINTSIKNFFAQGYFKDVWVDQQGGVLIYHFKEKLAIANVDIKGYGSGDDGMKLLEGIGLKKGDLYDERRVKKAKRTLIAKLESQGYYDTVVDVSTSPIGESSMAIVFDVNKGEKIIIEEQNFVGAEELVQNDLELDLANKEKDFLGWMPWRNNGEATVDQLEYDAYRVKDVYMRHGYLDAYVSKPLMRVDFGSYKAKVDYQVVEGVQYRVGTIGITQDVKGLDTEDLKDELILKEGKIFNIKRMRKDISILEEEVGNLGYAFVKVAPQMHKDPEKKIINLNYVVQPGEVVTINDVIISGNDTTKDRVIRRYIYLAPGDTFSARDLKDSKNALGRTGFFEKVDVESQRISANKINLLVKVKETSTGTISAGGGYGSYEGLMFNASISDRNFFGSGINTTLGFELSKISTNYNLSFVNPKVWDSMYSLGLSLYKKEYEYIDYTQDQLGGSLNIGREFYRYFHASVGVGYVDNKSTINDTNNTLFNDYYFNLYNDQYKKSSLFASVSFDNTDDFYVPREGMIAALNFEYGQLDGDDYNATRYPGGFADIFKTSAKVGLYYGLEDWIDYDLILRLKGRMTTIISDDDKYLPIAEKLFLGGIGSVRGYQPYTLSPLDPTTYTRTGGEHRASASVEASIPLSEAAKMRLAFFYDYGMIGEDSFDEITRSSTGVVLEWQSGFGPINLVFAYPIDEKTGDQTAAFEFSMGSKF comes from the coding sequence ATGATCAAAAAGACGGCACTGGTTCAGATACTACTTTCTTGGATGCTTGTTGGTTCACTCCTTTCAGCTCAGAAAGTTACACAGATTAAATTTGAAGGACTTGCGCATCTTTCTCCAACAACTGCAAAAGAAATCGCCGGCATTCGTGTAGGTGAAGAGATAAATGCTGGAAAGATCAACACTTCCATTAAAAACTTTTTTGCACAGGGATATTTTAAAGATGTGTGGGTAGACCAGCAGGGTGGCGTACTTATTTACCATTTTAAAGAAAAACTGGCTATCGCAAATGTGGATATCAAAGGGTATGGATCAGGGGATGATGGTATGAAGCTTCTGGAAGGTATAGGTCTTAAAAAAGGCGACCTTTATGATGAAAGACGTGTGAAGAAAGCCAAAAGAACACTGATTGCCAAGCTGGAAAGCCAAGGCTACTATGATACAGTGGTTGATGTGAGTACAAGCCCTATAGGTGAAAGCAGTATGGCAATTGTATTTGATGTCAACAAAGGTGAGAAGATCATTATTGAAGAACAAAACTTTGTGGGTGCTGAGGAGTTGGTTCAAAATGATCTTGAATTGGATCTTGCGAACAAAGAAAAAGACTTCCTTGGTTGGATGCCATGGAGGAATAATGGTGAAGCGACTGTAGATCAGCTTGAATATGATGCCTATAGAGTCAAAGATGTCTACATGAGACATGGTTATTTGGATGCCTATGTCAGTAAACCGCTGATGAGGGTAGATTTTGGTTCTTATAAGGCCAAAGTGGATTATCAGGTCGTTGAAGGGGTACAGTATCGTGTAGGAACCATAGGTATCACACAAGATGTCAAAGGGCTTGATACCGAAGATCTAAAAGACGAGCTGATATTGAAAGAGGGTAAGATCTTCAACATTAAGCGTATGCGAAAAGATATAAGTATCTTGGAAGAGGAAGTGGGTAATCTTGGTTATGCCTTTGTAAAAGTGGCTCCGCAAATGCATAAAGATCCCGAAAAGAAGATCATTAACCTGAACTATGTGGTTCAACCGGGAGAAGTTGTGACGATCAATGATGTGATCATCTCGGGTAACGACACGACCAAAGACAGGGTGATCCGCCGTTATATCTATTTGGCACCCGGCGATACCTTCAGTGCCAGAGATCTCAAAGATTCAAAGAATGCATTAGGAAGAACAGGGTTCTTTGAAAAAGTCGATGTTGAGAGTCAGAGGATCTCGGCGAACAAGATCAATCTTCTTGTGAAAGTCAAAGAGACCTCCACAGGTACGATCTCTGCGGGTGGTGGATACGGAAGTTATGAAGGTTTGATGTTCAATGCGTCTATTTCAGACAGGAACTTCTTTGGTTCAGGTATCAATACGACCTTAGGTTTTGAATTATCAAAGATCTCAACAAACTACAATCTCTCTTTTGTCAATCCGAAAGTATGGGACAGTATGTATAGTTTGGGACTCAGTTTGTATAAAAAAGAGTATGAGTATATTGACTATACGCAAGACCAGTTAGGGGGTTCTCTGAATATAGGTAGAGAGTTCTACAGATACTTCCATGCATCAGTAGGGGTCGGATACGTAGATAACAAGTCAACGATCAATGATACAAATAATACACTCTTCAATGATTATTATTTTAATCTTTACAATGACCAGTATAAAAAGAGTTCGCTGTTCGCAAGTGTTAGTTTTGACAACACGGATGATTTCTATGTACCAAGGGAAGGTATGATCGCAGCGCTCAATTTTGAGTACGGACAATTGGATGGAGATGATTATAATGCTACACGATATCCCGGTGGTTTTGCAGATATTTTCAAGACAAGTGCAAAGGTGGGACTCTATTATGGGTTGGAAGACTGGATCGATTATGATCTTATCTTGCGCCTAAAAGGAAGAATGACAACGATTATAAGTGATGATGACAAGTATCTTCCTATCGCTGAAAAGCTCTTTTTAGGGGGTATAGGATCTGTAAGAGGGTATCAACCGTATACGCTTTCACCATTGGACCCAACGACATATACACGTACGGGAGGTGAACATAGAGCTTCTGCAAGTGTTGAAGCAAGTATTCCTCTTTCTGAAGCTGCAAAGATGAGACTGGCATTCTTCTATGATTATGGTATGATTGGTGAGGACAGTTTTGATGAGATCACAAGATCATCAACGGGTGTGGTTCTGGAATGGCAGTCAGGATTCGGACCGATCAACCTGGTATTTGCTTATCCGATCGATGAAAAAACAGGGGACCAAACAGCAGCATTTGAGTTCTCTATGGGGAGTAAATTCTAG